One region of Pogona vitticeps strain Pit_001003342236 chromosome 1, PviZW2.1, whole genome shotgun sequence genomic DNA includes:
- the SMIM38 gene encoding small integral membrane protein 38: MASDILMILVVVIILTRFILWSCFSVYLDYKLARRFPEKRKDS, from the coding sequence ATGGCATCAGACATTTTGATGATTTTAGTGGTTGTGATCATATTAACACGATTCATTTTATGGTCCTGTTTTAGTGTTTATTTAGATTACAAGCTGGCTCGCAGGTTTCCTGAAAAAAGGAAGGACTCATGA